The Nitrospirota bacterium sequence TCTGGACTACGATATGAATCTGCTTAAAGACCCCACGGGCAACAAGATGTGCTTTGTTGACCATGTCGAGCCCGATATTTTCAATGGCTATCTTGACATGATGAAAGGACAGATGAAAAAATAGACTCTGCGTCGTTACCCGCAATTAATACAACTCTCTCGCTTTGATTTCTGTTTTACGTTCGCCTTATACTATTCGCCATGAGCGGCATTATTGATTTCCATACCCATGCATTTCCTGATGGCCTGGCTGAGAGGGCTGTGCAGGCCCTGCTTGAAGAGGGCAGAAAGAAGTATGATGTGCAGGCGTATCTTGACGGCAGGATCTCATCGCTCCTGGCTTCCATGGACCGAAGCGGCATTGAAAAGAGCGTAATCTGCTCGATAGCGACCAAACCGTCCCAGTTCGATCCGATCATAAAATGGTCTAAACAGATCATGTCGGACAGGATCATCCCCTTCCCTTCCCTGCATCCTGAGTCTCCTGATGCTGTTCAGCAGGTGAAACAGATAAAGACCGAGGGATTCAGGGGGGTAAAATTTCATCCCTACTATCAGGACTTCGGGATTGACGAAAAAAGACTTTTTCCGATCTACGAGGAACTGCAGCAGCAGGGCTTGATCGTTGTAATGCATACCGGTTTCGACCTTGCCTTTGAACGCGACAGGAGATGCGATCCGGAGAAGATCCTGCATCTGCTCGAAGCATTCCCTGAACTGAAATTGGTCGCAACACATCTCGGCGCGTGGGAAGATTGGGATGAGGTCGAAAGACATCTTTCCGGAAAGAAGATCTATATGGAAATTTCATTTTCCCTTG is a genomic window containing:
- a CDS encoding amidohydrolase family protein, giving the protein MSGIIDFHTHAFPDGLAERAVQALLEEGRKKYDVQAYLDGRISSLLASMDRSGIEKSVICSIATKPSQFDPIIKWSKQIMSDRIIPFPSLHPESPDAVQQVKQIKTEGFRGVKFHPYYQDFGIDEKRLFPIYEELQQQGLIVVMHTGFDLAFERDRRCDPEKILHLLEAFPELKLVATHLGAWEDWDEVERHLSGKKIYMEISFSLDCMPKETARRIILNHPKDHILFGSDSPWADQGKAIELLKSLELGQEMEDRILRGNALRLLETA